The genomic segment TACGTTCTGCTGTCCCATAAATCTCCGTAACATGGTTCCGAGCAGCGACCGACAAGACCGTCGAGCCTACAGAGACAAGGTGAGACCGCACAGCGGTCGAGAAGGTGCCCTGGGGCATGTATTCACGGCGGGTCTTGTCGGTCGCCGCTCGGAACCATGTCCCCACAGCTGCTAACCATGCCAATAACCGCGCCAAGACCTGCCTGCTATCAGGCTATGCAGAACATTTATAGGACAGCAGTGATAGCCATGGAAAACACGGACATTTAAAAAGTGTATGGTTACGGTTCGTGGAAGACTGCCTGTCTCGAGACCCCATCGATCGTGCTGCCGCCCTTGCATGCCCTGATCACGTCCGTGCTTTCCGCGGTATTGCTTTCCTATCTTACTTGTCCTTGAGCAGGTCCTTCAGCGCGGCGAAGGGGTTGTGTACGGACGTCGGGCCGGACGTGCCGCTCGCCGCCGTCGTCTTGCCGAGGCCGGCGGCTTCGAGTTGACGCTGGTGCTCGTTGTCGTGGCAGTACAGACACAGCAGTTCCCAGTTGCTGCCATCAAGCGGGTTGTTGTCGTGGTTGTGGTCGCGGTGGTGCACGGTGAGTTCGCTCAGGTTCACACGCGTGAACTCACGACTGCAGCGGCCACAGATCCAGGGGTAGAGCTTCAGTGCCCGTTCACGATAGTCCTGCTCGCGGGCGTCGCGTTGGCGGTGGGCCGCGGCGACGACCCGGTCGAGCTTGTCGGTATCAGGGTTGCGGGTGGCCATGGGCAATCACTTCAAGGGGACGTAGTTCGGCAATCTAC from the Gammaproteobacteria bacterium genome contains:
- a CDS encoding YajD family HNH nuclease, which codes for MATRNPDTDKLDRVVAAAHRQRDAREQDYRERALKLYPWICGRCSREFTRVNLSELTVHHRDHNHDNNPLDGSNWELLCLYCHDNEHQRQLEAAGLGKTTAASGTSGPTSVHNPFAALKDLLKDK